The proteins below are encoded in one region of Edaphobacter bradus:
- a CDS encoding CDP-archaeol synthase: MHTRIIIDLLALLVLANGTPVIINRLMGTRLLYPIDGGLTLADGQPLFGPSKTLRGLFFSLLVTATGALLLGMGWRLGVVIGAIAMGGDLFSSFCKRRLRLVAGSRATGLDQIPESLFPILACRPALSLTVLDIGVTVAIFLVGEMILSVLFFKLRLRERPY; this comes from the coding sequence TTGCATACCCGGATAATTATTGATCTCTTGGCTTTGTTGGTGCTCGCCAACGGCACTCCCGTCATCATCAATAGACTAATGGGCACGCGTTTGTTATACCCCATCGACGGCGGCCTCACCCTTGCTGATGGTCAGCCTTTGTTTGGGCCGTCGAAGACTCTGCGTGGATTGTTCTTTTCACTTTTGGTCACAGCTACTGGCGCTTTGTTGCTGGGGATGGGTTGGAGACTCGGAGTCGTTATCGGTGCTATCGCCATGGGGGGCGATTTATTTTCCAGCTTTTGCAAGCGCCGTTTGCGTTTGGTTGCGGGTAGCCGAGCCACTGGCCTCGATCAAATCCCCGAGTCGCTGTTCCCAATACTTGCATGCCGTCCCGCTTTGTCATTGACCGTACTGGACATCGGTGTAACGGTTGCGATCTTTCTGGTGGGCGAGATGATCTTGTCGGTTTTGTTCTTTAAATTGCGCCTTCGCGAGCGCCCCTACTAG
- a CDS encoding ABC transporter ATP-binding protein, protein MPATALLPVSEKLSLEPVDALRTPTLTPAPIAMLDNITKRYQSTTALDGLSLALHPGEVVALLGPNGAGKSTAVRLMLGLATPTSGQVRIFGSDPRLALTRTRIGAMLQVARITETIKVREHIDVFCSYYSRPLPFAEIVRIAHLEGIEDRMFGQLSGGQKQRVLFALALCGDPDLIFLDEPTVGLDIESRRGLWQQIRTLAARGKTVLLTTHYLEEAETLAHRIVVINKGRVVSEGTAAEIKRMSGGRQIRCHTSLPPDFIRTLPSVTSVVENTGTTTVTAQHAEVVIREMLLRDESLSGLEIASPALEDAFLALTKN, encoded by the coding sequence ATGCCAGCAACAGCACTTCTACCGGTCAGCGAGAAGTTGAGCTTGGAGCCCGTGGACGCACTCAGGACACCCACGCTCACACCGGCGCCCATCGCTATGCTGGACAACATCACCAAGCGCTATCAGTCCACGACAGCACTCGACGGCCTCTCCCTAGCCTTGCACCCTGGTGAAGTCGTCGCCCTCCTCGGCCCCAACGGCGCGGGCAAATCCACCGCCGTCCGCCTGATGCTCGGCCTCGCCACCCCCACATCGGGACAGGTCCGCATCTTCGGCAGCGATCCCCGACTCGCCCTCACCCGAACCCGCATCGGAGCAATGCTGCAGGTCGCCCGCATCACCGAGACCATCAAGGTCCGCGAGCACATTGACGTCTTCTGCAGCTACTACTCGCGCCCGTTGCCCTTCGCCGAGATCGTCCGCATCGCCCACCTCGAAGGCATCGAAGACCGCATGTTCGGCCAGCTCTCAGGCGGCCAAAAGCAGCGCGTCCTCTTCGCCCTCGCTCTCTGCGGCGATCCCGACCTCATCTTCCTCGACGAACCTACCGTCGGCCTCGACATCGAATCCCGCCGCGGTCTCTGGCAGCAGATCCGCACCCTCGCGGCCCGCGGCAAGACCGTCCTCCTCACCACCCACTACCTCGAAGAGGCCGAAACCCTCGCTCATCGCATCGTCGTCATCAACAAAGGCCGCGTCGTCAGCGAAGGGACCGCTGCCGAGATCAAGCGCATGAGCGGAGGCCGCCAGATCCGCTGCCACACCTCACTCCCGCCAGACTTCATCCGGACGCTGCCGAGCGTCACCTCCGTCGTCGAGAACACTGGCACCACCACCGTCACAGCCCAGCACGCAGAGGTCGTCATCCGCGAGATGCTGCTCCGCGACGAGAGTCTCAGCGGTCTCGAGATCGCCAGCCCCGCCCTCGAAGACGCCTTCCTTGCCCTCACAAAAAACTAA
- a CDS encoding metallophosphoesterase — MSFTDPIFCAWSPSSASKNCILICELREVGESPMGQDQNISEKLEQRLGLVHARQRLGIEKDHEAIFGHGINFFHPENWYSTHSMLRIALKMTGLYGRGHRNTERIQVRHNWIELEQLPSLFDGVSILQISDLHVDLNPGPMRRLVEIVRDLTYDVCVLTGDFRGQTFGAFGAALDGLAHVCNHLRRPIYGVLGNHDTIKMLPEMEAMGIRMLLNESEALVRGDESIYLAGVDDAHYYRADNIQKAAGAIPHGEVSILLSHTPEIYRQAAHAGFSVMLSGHTHGGQICLPGSIPITLDAVLPRHMGAGPWKHCGMVGYTSVGVGSSIVAARFNCPPEITLHHLVRAEPRASS, encoded by the coding sequence ATGTCCTTCACCGATCCCATCTTCTGTGCCTGGTCGCCATCGTCCGCCTCGAAGAACTGTATCTTGATCTGTGAACTTCGCGAGGTTGGGGAGTCGCCCATGGGGCAGGATCAAAATATTAGCGAAAAGCTGGAGCAGCGGCTCGGACTTGTCCACGCGAGGCAACGCCTCGGAATCGAAAAAGATCACGAAGCCATCTTCGGCCACGGGATTAACTTTTTTCACCCCGAGAATTGGTATTCCACACACTCCATGCTTCGAATTGCCCTCAAGATGACAGGGTTGTATGGCCGTGGACACAGGAACACAGAACGCATTCAGGTGCGGCACAACTGGATCGAACTAGAGCAGCTTCCTTCGCTCTTTGATGGAGTGTCGATTCTACAGATTAGTGACTTACATGTAGATCTGAATCCCGGGCCGATGCGACGGTTGGTGGAGATTGTGCGCGATTTGACTTACGACGTTTGCGTGCTGACAGGTGACTTCCGGGGACAGACTTTTGGCGCTTTCGGTGCGGCCCTTGATGGCCTCGCACATGTGTGTAACCACCTGCGAAGACCTATATATGGAGTGCTGGGCAATCACGACACGATCAAAATGTTGCCAGAGATGGAAGCGATGGGAATCAGAATGCTGCTGAATGAATCCGAGGCGCTTGTCCGTGGAGATGAGAGTATTTATTTGGCTGGGGTTGACGATGCCCACTACTATCGCGCGGACAATATCCAAAAGGCGGCCGGTGCGATTCCGCACGGTGAGGTTTCCATTCTGCTTTCACATACTCCGGAAATCTATCGGCAAGCAGCGCATGCTGGCTTTTCAGTGATGCTGAGCGGGCATACCCACGGAGGCCAGATATGTCTGCCCGGGTCGATTCCGATCACGCTGGATGCAGTTTTGCCGAGGCATATGGGCGCCGGCCCCTGGAAACACTGTGGGATGGTTGGCTATACCTCGGTCGGTGTGGGATCTTCAATCGTCGCTGCCCGCTTCAACTGTCCTCCTGAAATCACCCTTCATCACTTGGTGCGGGCGGAGCCCCGTGCGAGTTCCTAG
- a CDS encoding ABC transporter permease: MSTPTIAYPASPPANANVLRIFRKETKYEFLKLLRTRSFSLAIVGFPVMFYVLFGIANRHSYEGNVHIAKYMLGGYACFGLIGAALFGIGVGMAGERAAGWLELKRASPMPVPAYLFAKCASAVALGLIIVSVLTTIGVIFGQVSLTASEFARMMALTAVGSISFASMGLLLALIIPANAAPGIVNLIYLPMSYLSGLWVPLRFMPHWLQSFAPALPTYHLSQLMLSIFGYQDSMPVAKHWSALAGFTMVMLGLSWFIFHRREQNA, encoded by the coding sequence ATGTCCACCCCGACCATCGCTTATCCCGCCTCCCCGCCAGCCAATGCCAATGTACTGCGCATCTTCCGCAAAGAAACCAAATACGAGTTCCTCAAGCTCCTTCGCACTCGCTCGTTCTCGCTCGCCATCGTCGGATTTCCCGTCATGTTCTACGTCCTCTTCGGCATCGCCAATCGCCACTCTTACGAAGGCAACGTGCATATCGCCAAATACATGCTCGGCGGCTACGCCTGCTTCGGTCTGATAGGCGCAGCGTTATTCGGCATCGGCGTCGGCATGGCCGGCGAACGCGCCGCTGGATGGCTGGAGCTGAAACGTGCCAGTCCCATGCCCGTTCCAGCCTATCTCTTTGCAAAGTGCGCTAGCGCCGTTGCCCTCGGCCTCATCATCGTCAGCGTGCTCACCACCATCGGTGTCATCTTCGGCCAGGTCTCGCTTACCGCATCTGAATTCGCGCGCATGATGGCACTCACTGCAGTCGGCTCCATCAGCTTCGCCAGCATGGGCCTGCTGCTTGCGCTGATCATCCCGGCCAACGCCGCTCCCGGCATCGTGAACCTCATTTATCTCCCCATGTCCTATCTCAGCGGCCTCTGGGTTCCACTGCGCTTTATGCCGCACTGGCTGCAGAGTTTCGCGCCTGCGCTGCCCACCTACCACCTCTCGCAATTGATGCTGAGCATCTTCGGCTACCAGGACTCAATGCCCGTAGCCAAGCACTGGAGCGCACTCGCTGGATTCACCATGGTTATGCTCGGCCTTAGCTGGTTCATCTTCCACCGCCGGGAGCAAAACGCATAG